AAGCCGAGCGCCCCGGCGATCACCTTCTGCACGTGGTTCGCCACCTCCACCGGGCTCCTCCCGCCCTTGCACGTCTGCTCCTCCCGCAGCGGCTCCAGGAAGGTCACCTCGTACGTCGGCCTCGGGTTCATGAAGAAGAAGTAGGGGTCCATGAACTTGAATCCCCTCACCGTTGTCGCGTGGAACATGCTGAGCCTTGTGTTGATCGCCACCGGCACGATCCTGTCGCTCAGCTCAGCGAACAGCGAGCTGAACCGCAGCAGGAACGGCTCTCGGCAGGTGGTCCCCTCGGGGCAGATGACGAGGTCGCCCTCCTTGAGGAGAGCTGCGATGCGGGCGGCGTCGACGGCGCGGTCGCGGGAGAGGGCGATGGCGGGGATGGGGGATAGGGTGGTGGAGAAGCGGCTGACGCTGTAGGTGACGCAGGAGACGAGGCGGCCGAGGGCGACGCTGACGAGGATGGGGTCGAGGGCGGTGCGGTGATTGCAGACGAAGAGGGAACCGGGGGAGCCCGGGGAGGGCGGCGGGGGCGGGGAGCCGCGGATGGAGAGGCGGATGCCAGTGCGGCGGTAGGTGTGGCGGACGAAGGGGCCGGGAACGAGAAGGTTGAAGAAGACGCGGAACAGCGCGAGGGCGAAGCCGAGGGGGAGCCAGAGCAGGACGAGGAGGGCGACGGGGGGGTCGGGCCTCTGGACCAGGCGGCCGTCGTGGAAGACGATGAGCGAGTCGAGCTGCTCCGGCGGGACACGAGCGGCCTTCGGGTCCGGGGGAACCATGTAAGCTTCCTGCACGCACAAATGAGGAGCTCCCTCAAACATTGGCAGCGCTATATAGGCTTGTCACAAAGTGTTCGACGTAAAGCACGGTGTTTCGAACTTACGCTCGAAACACAGCGAATTGTTTTCCACACGATGTTTCTGCTGTGAACACAATATATCATAAAAGCTGTTAATTTTCGTAAATATAAACAAAACTACTGTTTTTGTTTTTACAATTCAATGCCTAATTTCTTCCAAATCCAATTTCTGCTTTAATTTTAAGTGATCAAAACCACTCGGAGAGGGAAGTTTGGATTACAATAAAGCACGATTTGGTTCCTTTAAAGCATGGCATCTTCTTAATCATTTTTAGAAACAGGAAGCatttctaaataataataaattagaaaAAATCTTCCCCAATTAGTTTGATCTTTCTCCCCAAATTAGTTTTATCTAATTTGAGAAAATAAATGTGAAAATGAGATCAGTTAATACAGTTGCAAAAGCAGTTAAAGAGCAAGAAACTCCCAACGCCGTTAATAAAGTTACGGAACGAATTAGACCGACCTTGCAGAGAGCCATGAAGTCGTGGTCGGACTCCCGGTCGCCGAGGCCCAAGTCCGGCGGCGCCGCCCCGAACTCCCTCTCCACCGCCTCCTTCTTCCGCGGACCCACGAGCACGCCGCCCTCCGCCACCCTCCCCGTGGCTCTCCCCGTCCTCTCGTCCACCTCCAATTCCGTCCCCAGCACCTTGTCCGCCCCCAGACACTCCCTCGCGAACGCCTCCACCATCACCCTAGGGTTCGCCGTCACCAGCACCCGCCGCCGCCCGCACGCCCGGAACGCCCGCCAGCTGTCCGCCCGCACGTCAGCCGCGTAGAACCGCGGCAGCACCGCCCGCGCCGCCAGCTCCACGTCCCGGGCCCGCAGCCCCGCCACCGCCACGTAGATGAGCATCTGGATGCCGGCCGCCTCGGAGAAGAGCTTGTACACGAGGAGGATCAGCGGCGAGAGGAGGAGCAGGGCGGCGCCGCGGAGGAGGCTGCCGGCCTCCACCGCGAGAAGGAAGAAGTAAGGGAAGGAGCTCCGGGAGACGAGAAGGGTACCGTCAAGGTCGGCCGCGGCGACGTGCCCCTCGCGGCCAGAAAGATCGCACCGTGACACATAGGGGAAGCTCTTGCGACCCTCCGCAGGCATGGCGGAAATGGAATATGGGGTGTCTTGTGCGTGAGGGCAGTGTATAAAGGTGAGGCTCGCATGAAGCTTGTGAGAGGTTGGTGTTAGTTGAGAATCAATCCTTTACTTTCTTTGTTAGATAAGCAGCAGCAGATATGGTGGATGATGCTGATTAGTATACCATCTTTCTTTGTGTTATACATGTAATCAACATCAGCAATCCAAATCCCCTTCTTGACATATTAGATCAAAACAGGCTTGAGCATATCTTGAGAATGGAGTTGTAGATAAGAGTTTGGAGAGTTGTACGACCCACAATAAATCAAGCTAGAAACTTGATGATTCTAGTTGGAGTAGTTGATTGGTTTAATGCATTCTTCTTGCTGAGTCTACATCAGTAGACAGCAGTAGTTGTGATGGATGAACCAACTTGAGCTTTCAGCTTACTTTTCCTTCCTTTATTTAATTAGATCATAATTGTATTAAATAGTATTATAATAATGGCTTCATGCATAAGACTGCAACGTCGATACCTTCATACGTAATTGTGGAGCAGCAGCTAAAAGTTCACTGCTGCATTTATGATGTTGCCGCAATCGAAGCAGAAGGGATTGGTTTCTGCACCTGAGATGCCGGCAGTGCAGTAGACCGAGGCAAACATCGAGCCAGCCGGCGTAAGGCCCATGCAATCCCATGGGTGCCAACCGTGGTGGAGCAGCGAGGAGAGGGCAaggcagaggaggaagaagaaggtggCCGGTTTAATAGGCAGATTCAATGGGTAATAGAACGAGAAAACCGGACCGGAACATGGTTCGGAAAATTCAACCAAGAACCGGTTCAAAGCCGGTCTATCGTACCATTTGACGGGCGGTTCGAGAGAGCTATGGAAACTGGAACCGACCGACGTCGAGGCAATCGTTCGTCGTCGTCTCCGTCTCCTTTTTCCTCCTGCGTATctccgtcgtcgtcgtcttctacTCCGCCGCCGTTTTCCTACCGCAGCGTTGAAGGTCTACAAGACTTCCATGTGAGTAGTAGACAAAACCCCTATTCGAAGAAATTGCAGGCATCAAACAAGCCCGTGGTGAAAGATCTTTGTATGCCCATTAATTGTTTGCTATATTGCCTCTTTGATGTGAGTAGTAGACAAACACCTATCATATCCGAAGAAATTGCAGGCATCAAACAAGCCCGTGGTGAAAGATCTTTGTATGCCCATTAATTGTTTGCTATATTGCCTCTTTGATGTGAGTAGTAGACAAACCCCTATCCGAAGAAA
The DNA window shown above is from Musa acuminata AAA Group cultivar baxijiao chromosome BXJ2-4, Cavendish_Baxijiao_AAA, whole genome shotgun sequence and carries:
- the LOC135582228 gene encoding glycerol-3-phosphate 2-O-acyltransferase 4-like produces the protein MPAEGRKSFPYVSRCDLSGREGHVAAADLDGTLLVSRSSFPYFFLLAVEAGSLLRGAALLLLSPLILLVYKLFSEAAGIQMLIYVAVAGLRARDVELAARAVLPRFYAADVRADSWRAFRACGRRRVLVTANPRVMVEAFARECLGADKVLGTELEVDERTGRATGRVAEGGVLVGPRKKEAVEREFGAAPPDLGLGDRESDHDFMALCKEAYMVPPDPKAARVPPEQLDSLIVFHDGRLVQRPDPPVALLVLLWLPLGFALALFRVFFNLLVPGPFVRHTYRRTGIRLSIRGSPPPPPSPGSPGSLFVCNHRTALDPILVSVALGRLVSCVTYSVSRFSTTLSPIPAIALSRDRAVDAARIAALLKEGDLVICPEGTTCREPFLLRFSSLFAELSDRIVPVAINTRLSMFHATTVRGFKFMDPYFFFMNPRPTYEVTFLEPLREEQTCKGGRSPVEVANHVQKVIAGALGFECTALTRKDKYTKLGGNDGDIRSLSSSFKND